From the Acidovorax carolinensis genome, one window contains:
- a CDS encoding AI-2E family transporter codes for MQPSSFENRVFLILLTLVTLAFGAILWQFHGAVFWGVVLAILFAPLHRRLLRRMPGSPNLAALATLGLCLVVVILPMTLIAASLVQEATGIYDRLKSGQLNFGQYLQQIIAALPAWAAGLLDRFNLTTLGELQEKLSSFAVQASQFVATKALNIGQNTLEFVVGFGVMLYLLFFLLRDGAALAKRIGHAMPLDHEHKRQLADKFTTVIRATVKGNIVVAASQGALGGLIFWILGIQGPVLWGVAMAFLSLLPAVGAGLVWGPVALYFLATGAVAQGVVLTLYGVGVIGLVDNVLRPILVGKDTKMPDYVVLISTLGGMALFGLTGFVIGPAIAALFIASWDLFAPPNSPAIPPGPKR; via the coding sequence ATGCAACCATCCTCCTTTGAGAACCGCGTGTTCCTGATTCTCCTGACACTGGTCACGCTCGCCTTCGGCGCGATCCTGTGGCAGTTTCATGGTGCGGTTTTCTGGGGCGTGGTGCTGGCGATCCTGTTTGCGCCACTGCACCGCCGGCTGCTGCGGCGCATGCCCGGCAGCCCCAACCTGGCGGCCCTCGCCACCCTGGGGCTGTGCCTGGTGGTTGTCATTTTGCCCATGACCCTGATCGCTGCATCGCTGGTCCAGGAAGCCACCGGCATCTATGACCGCCTCAAATCAGGCCAGCTGAATTTTGGCCAGTATCTGCAGCAGATCATTGCCGCCCTGCCCGCCTGGGCCGCCGGCCTGCTGGACCGGTTCAACCTCACCACCCTGGGCGAGCTGCAGGAAAAGCTGTCGTCCTTCGCGGTGCAGGCCAGCCAGTTTGTTGCGACCAAGGCGCTGAACATCGGGCAGAACACGCTGGAGTTCGTGGTGGGCTTCGGCGTCATGCTGTACCTGCTGTTCTTTCTGCTGCGCGACGGCGCCGCGCTGGCCAAACGCATCGGCCACGCCATGCCGCTCGACCACGAGCACAAGCGCCAGCTGGCCGACAAGTTCACCACCGTCATCCGGGCCACCGTCAAGGGCAACATCGTGGTGGCAGCCTCGCAAGGGGCGCTGGGCGGCCTGATTTTCTGGATTCTGGGCATTCAGGGGCCCGTGCTGTGGGGCGTGGCCATGGCGTTTCTGTCGCTGCTGCCCGCCGTGGGCGCAGGTCTTGTCTGGGGGCCGGTGGCGCTCTACTTTCTGGCCACCGGCGCCGTCGCGCAGGGCGTGGTACTCACCTTGTATGGCGTTGGCGTGATCGGGCTTGTGGACAACGTGCTGCGCCCCATTCTCGTGGGCAAGGACACCAAGATGCCCGACTATGTGGTGCTGATCTCCACACTGGGCGGCATGGCGCTGTTCGGGCTGACCGGGTTTGTCATCGGCCCTGCCATTGCGGCATTGTTCATTGCCAGCTGGGACTTGTTCGCTCCGCCCAATTCGCCGGCCATCCCGCCCGGTCCGAAGCGCTGA
- a CDS encoding 2-oxoglutarate dehydrogenase E1 component codes for MSDTTSVYQAYQGNTYLFGGNAPYVEEMYENYLANPGSVPDTWREYFDALQHVPAVDGSNARDVPHLPVINAFAERAKQGGTKVVVASADAEMGRKRTAVQQLIAAYRNVGQRWADLDPLKRTERPAIPELEPSFYGFTDADQETVFDTSNTFFGKDKMPLRELLNALHETYCGTLGAEYMYTTNQAQKRWWQQKLESIRSKPQFNADRKRQILDRLTAAEGLERFLHTKYVGQKRFSLEGGESFIAAMDELIQSAGAKGVQEIVIGMAHRGRLNVLVNSLGKMPKDLFAEFDHTAPEDLPAGDVKYHQGFSSDVSTAGGPVHLSLAFNPSHLEIVNPVVEGSVRARMDRRADPKGSQVLPVLVHGDAAFGGQGVNQETLALAQTRGYTTGGTVHIIINNQIGFTTSDPRDMRSTVYCTDIVKMVEAPVLHVNGDDPEAVVLATQLALEFRMEFRQDVVVDITCFRKLGHNEQDTPALTQPLMYKKIAAHPGTRKLYADKLAAQGLGATLGDDMVKAYRAAMDAGKHTVDPVLTNFKSKYAVDWSPFLGKKWTDAGDTAIPLTEWKRLAEKLTTIPDSVAPHQLVKKVYDDRAAMGRGEVNVDWGMGESMAFASLVASGYPVRLSGEDSGRGTFTHRHAVIHDQNREKWDTGTYVPLQNVAENQAPFVVIDSILSEEAVLGFEYGYAGSDPNTLVVWEAQFGDFANGAQVVIDQFIASGEVKWGRANGLTLMLPHGYEGQGPEHSSARLERFMQLAADANMQIVQPTTASQIFHVLRRQMVRDLRKPLIIFTPKSLLRNKDATSPLAEFTKGSFQTVIPEQNEAIDKKADKVKRVIACSGKVYYDLVKKRTENEVTDVAIIRVEQVYPFPHKAFAAAIKKYPNATDIVWCQDEPQNQGAWFFIQHNIHENMLDGQKLGYSGRAASASPAVGYSHLHQEQQKALVEGAFAKLKGFVLTK; via the coding sequence ATGAGCGATACGACATCCGTCTATCAAGCCTACCAAGGCAACACCTATCTCTTCGGCGGCAATGCGCCCTACGTCGAAGAGATGTATGAAAACTATCTTGCCAATCCTGGCAGCGTGCCCGACACCTGGCGCGAATATTTTGATGCGTTGCAGCATGTTCCCGCTGTCGACGGTTCCAACGCCAGGGACGTTCCGCACCTCCCCGTGATCAACGCTTTTGCGGAGCGCGCAAAGCAAGGCGGCACCAAAGTGGTCGTTGCGAGTGCCGACGCCGAAATGGGCCGCAAGCGCACCGCCGTGCAACAGCTGATTGCCGCCTACCGCAATGTGGGCCAGCGCTGGGCCGATCTGGACCCCCTGAAGCGCACCGAGCGCCCCGCCATTCCCGAGCTGGAGCCGTCGTTCTATGGCTTCACCGACGCCGACCAGGAAACGGTGTTCGACACGAGCAACACTTTCTTCGGCAAGGACAAGATGCCGCTGCGCGAGTTGCTCAATGCGCTGCATGAAACCTATTGCGGCACCCTTGGCGCCGAGTACATGTACACCACCAACCAGGCGCAAAAGCGCTGGTGGCAGCAAAAGCTTGAAAGCATCCGCAGCAAGCCCCAGTTCAACGCTGATCGCAAACGCCAGATCCTCGATCGCCTGACGGCCGCCGAAGGGCTGGAGCGCTTTTTGCACACCAAGTATGTCGGCCAGAAGCGCTTCTCGCTCGAAGGCGGCGAGAGCTTCATTGCTGCCATGGACGAACTGATCCAGTCGGCTGGCGCCAAGGGCGTGCAGGAAATCGTGATCGGCATGGCCCACCGCGGCCGTCTGAACGTGCTGGTGAACTCGCTGGGCAAGATGCCCAAGGACCTGTTTGCCGAATTCGACCACACCGCACCCGAAGACCTGCCCGCGGGCGATGTGAAATACCACCAGGGCTTCAGCTCCGACGTGTCCACTGCTGGGGGCCCGGTGCACCTGTCGCTCGCGTTCAACCCCTCGCACCTTGAAATCGTGAACCCGGTCGTGGAGGGTTCGGTGCGCGCCCGCATGGACCGCCGAGCCGATCCCAAGGGCAGCCAGGTTCTGCCCGTGCTGGTGCACGGTGATGCCGCCTTTGGCGGCCAGGGCGTCAACCAGGAAACCCTGGCATTGGCCCAGACCCGTGGCTACACCACGGGTGGCACGGTGCACATCATCATCAACAACCAGATCGGTTTCACCACCTCCGATCCGCGCGACATGCGCTCCACCGTCTATTGCACCGACATCGTGAAGATGGTTGAGGCGCCGGTGCTGCACGTCAACGGCGACGATCCCGAAGCCGTGGTGCTGGCCACGCAACTCGCGCTGGAGTTCCGCATGGAGTTCCGCCAGGACGTGGTGGTGGACATCACCTGTTTCCGCAAGCTGGGCCACAACGAGCAGGACACGCCTGCTCTGACCCAGCCGCTGATGTACAAGAAGATCGCCGCCCATCCCGGCACGCGCAAGCTGTATGCCGACAAGCTGGCGGCCCAGGGCCTGGGTGCGACGTTGGGCGACGACATGGTCAAGGCCTATCGCGCCGCCATGGACGCTGGCAAGCACACCGTTGATCCCGTGCTGACCAACTTCAAGAGCAAGTACGCGGTGGACTGGTCGCCCTTCCTGGGCAAGAAGTGGACCGATGCCGGAGACACCGCCATTCCGCTGACCGAATGGAAGCGTCTGGCGGAAAAGCTCACCACCATTCCGGACAGCGTTGCGCCGCACCAGCTGGTCAAGAAGGTGTATGACGACCGCGCCGCCATGGGCCGTGGCGAAGTCAATGTGGACTGGGGCATGGGCGAGAGCATGGCTTTTGCCTCGCTGGTGGCCAGCGGCTACCCGGTGCGCCTGTCGGGCGAAGACTCGGGCCGTGGCACCTTCACGCACCGCCATGCCGTCATTCACGACCAGAACCGCGAGAAGTGGGACACCGGCACCTATGTGCCGCTGCAGAACGTGGCCGAGAACCAGGCGCCGTTCGTCGTGATCGACTCCATCCTGTCCGAAGAAGCCGTGCTGGGCTTCGAATATGGCTACGCGGGCTCCGACCCCAACACGCTCGTTGTCTGGGAAGCCCAGTTCGGTGACTTTGCCAATGGCGCGCAGGTGGTGATCGACCAGTTCATCGCCTCCGGCGAGGTGAAGTGGGGCCGTGCCAACGGCCTGACACTGATGCTGCCGCACGGTTACGAAGGCCAGGGGCCCGAGCACAGCTCCGCGCGTCTGGAGCGTTTCATGCAGCTGGCGGCCGACGCCAACATGCAGATCGTGCAGCCCACCACGGCCAGCCAGATCTTTCATGTGCTGCGCCGCCAGATGGTGCGCGACCTGCGCAAGCCGCTGATCATCTTCACGCCCAAGTCGCTGCTGCGCAACAAGGATGCCACCTCGCCGCTGGCCGAGTTCACCAAGGGCAGCTTCCAGACGGTGATCCCCGAGCAGAACGAGGCCATCGACAAGAAGGCCGACAAGGTCAAGCGCGTGATTGCCTGCTCGGGCAAGGTCTATTACGACCTGGTGAAAAAGCGCACCGAGAACGAGGTGACCGATGTGGCGATCATCCGCGTTGAACAGGTCTATCCGTTCCCGCACAAGGCGTTTGCCGCGGCGATCAAGAAGTACCCCAACGCCACGGACATCGTCTGGTGCCAGGATGAGCCGCAGAACCAGGGCGCCTGGTTCTTCATCCAGCACAACATCCACGAGAACATGCTCGATGGCCAGAAGCTGGGCTACTCCGGCCGTGCAGCGTCTGCTTCGCCTGCCGTGGGCTATTCGCACCTGCACCAGGAACAGCAAAAGGCGCTGGTCGAAGGCGCGTTTGCCAAGCTCAAGGGTTTTGTCCTGACCAAGTAA
- a CDS encoding YdcH family protein: protein MKSNHHSLPRQMIDLRIAHADLDARIDQGTLQGMPDDFLVRRLKKRRLALRDEIDRLERALQPQEPA from the coding sequence TTGAAATCGAACCACCACTCATTGCCGCGCCAGATGATTGATTTGCGCATCGCCCATGCTGATCTGGATGCCCGCATCGACCAGGGAACGCTGCAAGGAATGCCGGACGATTTTTTGGTCAGGCGCCTGAAGAAGCGCCGCCTGGCCCTGCGCGACGAAATCGACCGTCTGGAGCGCGCGCTGCAGCCCCAAGAGCCCGCGTGA
- the zapE gene encoding cell division protein ZapE: protein MTVKQTYLRELAAKGFQSDPAQLRAVDALQRCARDWAAYKSRRSNALKKIINHPEVPRGVYMYGGVGRGKSFLMDCFFNAVPLKRKVRLHFHEFMREVHRELAGLQGTVNPLDVLGARIAKRYKLICFDEFHVADITDAMILHRLLAALFDNGVGFVTTSNFKPDELYPDGLHRDRILPAIALLNEKLEVVNVDNGTDYRRRTLEQVKLYHTPLGPEADAEMNTAFDQLAEVHDEDPVLHIEAREIRARRKAGGVVWFDFKTLCGGPRSQNDYLEIATQFHTVLLSDVPYMPVNMASPARRFTWLVDVLYDRRVKLILSAAVPPEQLYTDGPLAHEFPRTVSRLHEMQSKEFLALDRRTVDTGLT, encoded by the coding sequence GTGACTGTCAAACAGACCTATCTCAGAGAGCTTGCCGCCAAGGGCTTTCAGAGCGATCCGGCACAGCTGCGTGCGGTGGACGCCTTGCAGCGCTGCGCCCGGGACTGGGCCGCATACAAGTCGCGCCGCTCCAACGCCCTCAAGAAGATCATCAACCACCCTGAAGTTCCGCGCGGCGTTTACATGTACGGCGGGGTGGGGCGCGGCAAGAGCTTTCTCATGGATTGCTTTTTCAATGCCGTGCCGCTCAAGCGCAAGGTGCGCCTGCATTTTCACGAGTTCATGCGCGAGGTGCACCGCGAGCTGGCTGGCCTGCAGGGCACGGTGAACCCGCTGGATGTGCTGGGTGCGCGCATCGCCAAGCGCTACAAGCTGATCTGCTTCGACGAGTTCCATGTGGCCGACATCACCGACGCGATGATCCTGCACCGCTTGCTGGCCGCGCTGTTTGACAACGGGGTGGGCTTTGTCACCACCTCCAATTTCAAGCCCGATGAGCTCTACCCTGATGGCTTGCACCGTGACCGCATCCTGCCGGCCATTGCGTTGCTGAACGAAAAGCTGGAGGTGGTGAACGTGGACAACGGCACCGACTACCGGCGCCGCACGCTCGAGCAGGTGAAGCTGTACCACACGCCGCTCGGGCCCGAGGCCGACGCTGAAATGAACACGGCCTTCGACCAGCTGGCCGAGGTGCATGACGAAGACCCGGTGCTGCACATCGAGGCCCGCGAGATCCGGGCGCGGCGCAAGGCCGGTGGCGTGGTGTGGTTTGACTTCAAAACGCTGTGCGGTGGCCCCCGGTCGCAGAATGATTACCTGGAGATCGCCACGCAGTTCCACACGGTACTGCTGTCGGATGTGCCCTATATGCCCGTCAACATGGCCTCGCCTGCGCGGCGCTTTACCTGGCTGGTGGATGTGCTGTATGACCGGCGGGTCAAGCTCATCTTGTCGGCCGCCGTGCCACCAGAGCAGCTGTACACCGATGGGCCGCTGGCACACGAGTTTCCGCGAACGGTGTCACGGCTCCATGAGATGCAGTCCAAGGAGTTTCTCGCACTCGATCGCCGCACTGTCGACACGGGACTGACGTAA
- a CDS encoding ABC transporter substrate-binding protein, translated as MTLATSRRSALKTLTALTAASWGLAACSRPDEQAASTAGATAPAAASSSKIVEFLYPDNPSFDLIYLADRLGYFEGTSTRPKYVGKVAAPQIIPLVGTGDIHFGARMVPLVISAIASGADMKVVAAGGKTLQEAPHMKYFVKKSSGIRQPKDLEGKTIGFNSFGACAEFVTKKYLREHGVDVNKINFIVVPDNQNEQAVATGNVDLAIIHPPHSGGAEANTDLLRLWSDFDLDGGLGGMSPYSVNGQFARENPQAVRDVVAALAKAGNWVNANPEEARKYTAERIGMDLKHVERYAYVDNQLITEPPIQYYIDILQAEGKLAPGKVKVADVYTNEFNPHAKG; from the coding sequence ATGACCTTAGCCACCAGCCGCCGCTCGGCGCTGAAAACCCTCACCGCCCTGACCGCCGCCAGCTGGGGCCTCGCCGCCTGCTCGCGCCCCGATGAGCAGGCCGCATCCACCGCTGGCGCCACCGCACCGGCGGCGGCCAGCAGCAGCAAGATCGTCGAATTCCTCTATCCCGACAACCCCTCGTTCGACCTGATCTACCTGGCCGACCGCCTGGGCTATTTCGAGGGCACCAGCACCCGGCCCAAGTACGTGGGCAAGGTGGCCGCGCCGCAGATCATTCCGCTCGTGGGCACGGGCGACATCCACTTTGGCGCGCGCATGGTGCCGCTGGTGATCTCGGCCATTGCCAGTGGCGCCGACATGAAGGTGGTGGCCGCAGGCGGCAAAACGCTGCAGGAAGCGCCCCACATGAAGTACTTCGTGAAAAAGAGCTCGGGCATCCGCCAGCCCAAGGACCTCGAAGGCAAGACCATCGGCTTCAACAGCTTTGGCGCCTGCGCCGAGTTCGTCACCAAGAAATACCTGCGCGAGCACGGCGTGGACGTGAACAAGATCAACTTCATCGTGGTGCCCGACAACCAGAACGAGCAGGCCGTGGCCACCGGCAATGTGGACCTGGCCATCATCCACCCGCCGCACTCGGGCGGCGCCGAAGCCAACACCGACCTGCTGCGCCTGTGGAGCGATTTCGACCTGGACGGAGGCCTCGGCGGCATGTCGCCCTACAGCGTGAACGGCCAATTTGCGCGCGAAAACCCGCAGGCCGTGCGCGACGTGGTGGCCGCCCTGGCCAAGGCAGGCAACTGGGTCAACGCCAACCCCGAGGAGGCCCGCAAATACACGGCCGAGCGCATCGGAATGGACCTCAAGCATGTGGAGCGCTACGCCTATGTGGACAACCAGCTCATCACCGAGCCGCCGATCCAGTACTACATCGACATCCTGCAGGCCGAGGGCAAGCTGGCCCCCGGCAAGGTCAAGGTGGCCGACGTGTACACCAACGAATTCAACCCGCACGCCAAGGGCTGA
- the lpdA gene encoding dihydrolipoyl dehydrogenase gives MSKQFDVVVIGGGPGGYIAAIRAAQLGMNVACIDEWKNDKGGPAPGGTCTNVGCIPSKALLQSSEHFEHANKHFADHGITATGVKMDVAKMVARKDSVVKQNNDGILYLFKKNKVSFFHGRGSFVKAADGGGYEIKVAGAAEETLVGKQIIIATGSNARALPGAAFDEVNILSNDGALRMGAVPKKLALIGSGVIGLEMGSVWRRLGAEVTVLEGLPTFLGAVDEQIAKEAKKAFDKQGLKIELGVTVGEIKNSKKGVSIAYTNSKGEAQTLDADKLIISIGRVPNTIGLNAEAVGLQLDERGAIAVDGDCKTNLPGVWAVGDVVRGPMLAHKAEEEGVAVAERMAGQHGHVNFNTIPWVIYTSPEIAWVGRTEQQLKADGVKYKAGTFPFLANGRARALGDTTGMVKFLADAQTDEILGVHMVGPQVSELISEAVVAMEFKASAEDIARICHAHPSLSEATKEAALAVDKRTLNF, from the coding sequence ATGAGCAAACAATTTGATGTCGTCGTGATCGGCGGCGGCCCCGGCGGCTACATTGCTGCCATCCGTGCAGCGCAGCTGGGCATGAACGTGGCCTGTATCGACGAGTGGAAGAACGACAAGGGCGGCCCGGCTCCCGGCGGCACCTGCACCAACGTGGGTTGCATTCCGTCGAAGGCGCTGTTGCAGTCGTCCGAGCATTTCGAGCACGCCAACAAGCACTTTGCCGACCACGGGATCACCGCCACGGGCGTGAAGATGGACGTGGCCAAGATGGTGGCCCGCAAGGACAGCGTCGTGAAGCAGAACAACGACGGCATCCTGTACCTGTTCAAGAAGAACAAGGTCAGCTTCTTCCACGGCCGTGGCTCGTTTGTGAAGGCTGCCGATGGCGGCGGCTACGAGATCAAGGTGGCCGGCGCTGCCGAAGAGACCCTGGTGGGCAAGCAGATCATCATTGCCACCGGCTCCAATGCGCGTGCGCTGCCCGGCGCGGCATTTGATGAAGTGAACATCCTGTCCAACGACGGTGCGCTGCGCATGGGCGCCGTGCCCAAGAAGCTGGCCCTGATCGGTTCGGGCGTGATCGGCCTGGAGATGGGTTCGGTCTGGCGCCGCCTGGGCGCGGAAGTGACCGTGCTCGAAGGCCTGCCAACCTTCCTGGGTGCCGTGGACGAACAAATCGCCAAGGAAGCCAAGAAGGCGTTTGACAAGCAGGGGCTCAAGATCGAACTCGGCGTGACAGTCGGCGAGATCAAGAACAGCAAGAAGGGCGTCAGCATCGCCTACACCAACAGCAAGGGTGAAGCCCAGACACTGGATGCAGACAAGCTCATCATCTCGATCGGCCGCGTTCCCAACACCATCGGCCTGAATGCCGAAGCCGTGGGTCTGCAGCTCGACGAGCGCGGCGCCATCGCCGTGGACGGCGATTGCAAGACCAACCTGCCCGGCGTGTGGGCCGTGGGCGACGTGGTGCGTGGCCCGATGCTGGCGCACAAGGCCGAGGAAGAGGGCGTGGCCGTTGCCGAGCGCATGGCCGGCCAGCACGGGCATGTCAACTTCAACACCATTCCCTGGGTGATTTACACCAGCCCCGAAATCGCCTGGGTGGGCCGCACCGAGCAGCAGCTCAAGGCCGATGGCGTCAAGTACAAGGCCGGCACCTTCCCGTTCCTGGCCAATGGCCGCGCGCGCGCATTGGGCGACACGACGGGCATGGTCAAGTTCCTGGCCGATGCGCAAACGGACGAAATCCTTGGCGTGCACATGGTGGGGCCACAGGTCAGCGAGCTGATTTCCGAGGCCGTGGTGGCCATGGAGTTCAAGGCCAGCGCGGAAGACATCGCCCGCATCTGCCACGCGCACCCCAGCTTGAGCGAAGCGACCAAGGAAGCCGCCCTGGCGGTGGACAAACGCACGCTGAACTTCTGA
- a CDS encoding PP2C family protein-serine/threonine phosphatase yields MTKAFRLIASTGIHKGDREYQQDQVALISHDRYNGCVLGVVADGMGGRSGGRKASDQVMMTARQLFERYSPETDDPAAMLKNMVEEAHIVIRLTAISSEQEPHSTIAAFLINPRGDCHWVHAGDSRIYHFEGARLTFRTSDHSYVQALVDRGELTEAEANIHPHSNILVGCLGTESDPPITTHTIQQLQPGDVLLACSDGVWHYFSPTELASVVDSLSPREATEFLIDKARSRARGGGDNLSLVVVKIEALVEEKKIGRLTPVSTGST; encoded by the coding sequence ATGACCAAAGCGTTCCGCCTTATCGCCTCGACCGGCATCCACAAGGGTGACCGCGAATACCAGCAAGACCAGGTGGCCCTGATCTCCCACGACCGCTACAACGGCTGCGTGCTGGGTGTCGTTGCCGACGGAATGGGCGGGCGTAGTGGCGGGCGCAAGGCCTCCGACCAGGTGATGATGACGGCCCGCCAGTTGTTCGAGCGCTACTCGCCAGAGACGGACGACCCTGCGGCCATGCTCAAGAACATGGTGGAAGAGGCACACATCGTCATCCGCCTCACTGCCATTTCCTCCGAACAGGAACCCCACAGCACGATTGCGGCGTTTTTGATCAACCCGCGCGGTGACTGCCACTGGGTTCATGCGGGCGATTCGCGCATCTATCACTTCGAGGGTGCCCGGCTGACCTTTCGCACCAGCGACCACTCTTATGTTCAGGCCCTGGTAGATCGCGGCGAGCTGACCGAAGCCGAGGCCAACATCCATCCGCATTCCAACATTCTGGTGGGCTGCCTCGGCACCGAAAGCGACCCGCCCATCACCACCCACACCATCCAGCAATTGCAGCCAGGCGATGTCCTGTTGGCCTGCAGCGATGGCGTGTGGCACTATTTTTCGCCCACCGAACTGGCCTCGGTGGTGGATTCACTGTCGCCGCGCGAGGCGACCGAATTCCTGATCGACAAGGCACGCTCGCGCGCACGCGGCGGTGGCGACAATCTGTCGCTGGTCGTCGTGAAAATCGAAGCCCTGGTCGAGGAAAAGAAAATCGGGCGACTTACCCCGGTATCCACAGGCAGCACCTGA
- the odhB gene encoding 2-oxoglutarate dehydrogenase complex dihydrolipoyllysine-residue succinyltransferase, whose translation MAIVEVKVPQLSESVAEATMLTWKKKAGDAVAVDEILIEIETDKVVLEVPAPAAGVLAEIVQGDGATVVAEQLIAKIDTEGKAGAAAPAAAAAPAAAAAPAAAVAVAAAATGGSKADVAMPAAAKLLADNNLSVSAVAGTGKDGRVTKGDVLGAVAAGAAKSVAASAIPTGVPTKSLPQVSAPSSAQNLGDRPEQRVPMSRLRARVAERLLQSQSTNAILTTFNEVNMAPVMDMRKKFQDAFTKEHGVKIGFMSFFVKAAVHALKKYPVLNASVDGNDIVYHGYFDIGIAVGSPRGLVVPILRNADQMSFAEIEKKIAEFGKKAAEGKLGIEEMTGGTFSISNGGTFGSMMSTPIINPPQSAILGVHATKDRAVVENGQVVVRPMNYLAMSYDHRIIDGREAVLGLVAMKDALEDPSRLLFDI comes from the coding sequence ATGGCTATCGTAGAAGTCAAAGTACCGCAACTGTCCGAATCCGTGGCTGAGGCCACCATGCTGACCTGGAAAAAGAAGGCCGGCGACGCGGTGGCTGTGGACGAGATCCTGATCGAGATCGAAACCGACAAGGTCGTGCTGGAAGTGCCCGCACCCGCTGCAGGCGTGCTGGCAGAAATCGTCCAGGGCGACGGCGCCACCGTGGTGGCCGAACAGCTGATCGCGAAGATCGACACCGAAGGCAAGGCCGGGGCCGCCGCGCCTGCTGCCGCTGCAGCGCCCGCCGCGGCTGCGGCACCTGCAGCCGCTGTGGCCGTGGCCGCTGCTGCCACCGGCGGTTCGAAGGCCGACGTGGCCATGCCCGCCGCTGCCAAGCTGCTGGCCGACAACAACCTGTCGGTGTCGGCCGTGGCCGGCACGGGCAAGGATGGCCGCGTGACCAAGGGCGACGTGCTCGGGGCTGTGGCTGCGGGGGCTGCAAAATCTGTAGCTGCCAGCGCAATTCCCACGGGCGTTCCAACCAAATCTTTGCCCCAGGTTTCGGCACCTTCGTCGGCTCAGAACCTGGGTGACCGCCCTGAGCAGCGCGTGCCCATGAGCCGCCTGCGTGCCCGTGTGGCCGAGCGTCTGCTGCAGTCGCAATCGACCAACGCCATCCTCACCACGTTCAACGAAGTGAACATGGCCCCGGTGATGGACATGCGCAAGAAGTTCCAGGATGCGTTCACCAAGGAACACGGCGTGAAGATCGGGTTCATGAGCTTCTTCGTGAAGGCCGCCGTGCATGCGCTCAAGAAGTACCCGGTGCTGAACGCCTCGGTCGATGGCAACGACATCGTCTACCACGGCTATTTCGACATCGGCATTGCCGTGGGCTCGCCCCGTGGCCTTGTTGTGCCCATCCTGCGCAACGCCGACCAGATGAGCTTTGCCGAAATCGAGAAGAAGATCGCTGAATTCGGCAAGAAGGCCGCTGAAGGCAAGCTGGGCATCGAAGAAATGACCGGTGGCACGTTCTCGATCTCCAATGGCGGCACCTTCGGCTCGATGATGTCCACCCCCATCATCAACCCGCCGCAGTCGGCCATTCTGGGCGTGCACGCCACCAAGGACCGCGCCGTGGTCGAAAACGGCCAGGTCGTGGTGCGCCCGATGAACTACCTGGCCATGTCGTACGACCACCGCATCATCGACGGCCGCGAAGCCGTGCTGGGCCTGGTGGCCATGAAGGACGCGCTGGAGGACCCCTCGCGCCTGCTGTTCGACATCTAA
- a CDS encoding ABC transporter ATP-binding protein has product MSDAKIVARGVQMDFQVRDELGQKKTISALKNFDLDVRPGEFFTILGPSGCGKSTFLSMLAGLSRKTGGSITIDGRPAEGINQHQGVVFQGYALFPWRTVLRNIEVGLEIRKLPKAERRRTAQEFLELVGLEGFGHRYPHELSGGMRQRVAIARSLAYNPDLLLMDEPFAALDAQTREILQSELLRIWELHKKTIVFITHSLDEAIYLSDRIAVMTHRPGRIKAILDVPLPRPRAPEIRNSTAFVQLRQQAWEILRDEVAFASNHRQEPLAPLVPTAPDFRLALTGFAV; this is encoded by the coding sequence ATGAGTGATGCCAAGATCGTGGCGCGCGGCGTGCAGATGGACTTTCAGGTCCGCGACGAGCTCGGCCAGAAAAAGACCATTTCCGCGCTGAAGAACTTCGACCTGGACGTGCGCCCCGGCGAGTTCTTCACCATCCTCGGGCCTTCGGGCTGCGGGAAATCCACCTTTCTCAGCATGCTGGCTGGCCTGTCGCGCAAGACCGGCGGCAGCATCACCATCGACGGCCGCCCCGCCGAGGGCATCAACCAGCACCAGGGCGTGGTGTTCCAGGGCTACGCGCTGTTTCCGTGGCGCACGGTGCTGCGCAACATCGAGGTGGGGCTGGAGATCCGCAAGCTGCCCAAGGCCGAGCGCCGGCGCACCGCGCAGGAGTTTCTGGAACTGGTGGGGCTGGAAGGCTTCGGCCACCGCTACCCGCACGAGCTGTCGGGCGGCATGCGCCAGCGCGTGGCCATTGCGCGCTCGCTGGCCTACAACCCCGACCTGCTGCTGATGGACGAGCCCTTTGCCGCGCTCGATGCGCAGACCCGCGAAATCCTGCAGTCCGAGCTGCTGCGCATCTGGGAGCTGCACAAGAAAACCATCGTCTTCATCACGCACAGTCTCGACGAGGCGATCTACCTGTCGGACCGCATCGCCGTGATGACGCACCGGCCCGGCCGCATCAAGGCCATCCTCGACGTGCCGCTGCCGCGCCCGCGCGCCCCGGAAATCCGCAACTCCACCGCATTTGTGCAGTTGCGCCAGCAAGCCTGGGAAATCCTGCGCGACGAGGTGGCCTTTGCCAGCAACCACCGGCAAGAGCCCCTGGCCCCGCTGGTGCCCACCGCGCCGGACTTTCGCCTGGCCCTCACCGGATTTGCCGTATGA